The following DNA comes from Caldisericum sp..
GGGATATGGAGACTATAATTTTTGATGTTTTTGGTGATTTAGCGCTTTTTAGAAAATTTTACACAAATACATCTATTCTTACTTATCCATTCCCTCCCCCTACTGCATCTATTGGTATTATTGGCGCAATTCTTGGAATACACAAGGATGATCTTGTTTACAAATTGAAAGATGCTGAGGTTGCAATTTCAATACGCTCGCCGATAAAAAAGATAAGGTTTAGCCTTAATTACATGAATACTAAGGGCAGAAATTTTATTTTGCTTAAAAGAACACAAATTCCCACAGAGTTTATTAAAGACCCTCACTACAGGATCTATGTAAGAAATTTAAATGAACCTCTAAGATCAGATCTTGTTTCTCTTTTAAAAGAACATCGTTCTGTCTTTATACCCTATCTCGGCATAAGCGAACTCTTCGCAAATTTTAATTTCGTTGATGTGGTACCATCAAGCGATTTGGAAGGCGAAGAAAGCGTTTCAACAGTGGTGCCACTTGATAGTGCAACAATTGTTCCAAAGGTTGTCGGGCAAAGACTTATAAAGGAAAGGGTACCACATGTAATTGACGAAAATAGAGTGGTAAAAAAGTATACGGATGTTGTTTTAGACGAAGGAGGAAATCCAGTAGTTATAAAAGGAAAGTTTTCGAAAGTAGGAGATGAAAATGTCATTTTCTTCAAATCCTTCGGGTCTTTTCTCTCATCCTGAAAGATACCTTGAAGACCATCTTTTAAGTGTTGCAAGTAATACTTATAGGACTGTCGGGGGCTCTCTTATTGCAGGGTCCCCATATACACAAGGGGAAGTAGAATGTATTAAAAATACTTCTTATCTTATCGGGCTTTTACACGATTTTGGGAAGGCAACGAAGTACTTTCAAGATTATCTTCAAGGTAAAAAAGTAGATGATTTCAAAAAGCACCACTCGCTTCTTTCATCAATTGTAACTTTTAATTTTGTTTCTGAATACTTAGAAAGGCATTGCTCTTACATAGATACTAACCTCCTTAATTTTTTGAAAGTTGTTTCTTATATCCTTGTAAAAGACCATCACTCTGATTTGGACGATTTCTTGAATGAACTTTCACAAAGTGATTTTGAGCAGTTGAAAGACCTTGTAAATTCTATCGATAACGAAAAATTAAATGCTCTTGTAAAAAATCTCAATCAGGAAATACCTCCGAATCTTGGACAACTTAATTTCGACAAGCAGGAACTTTTCAATTTTATAGAGAGATTTGGAAATAAAAGACTTGAATTAAAAAGCTTCCTGAGATCATTAACTCATAATTCAACAAATCCATTTCAATATTACTTTCTTACTAATCTTATGTTTTCTTCTCTTTTAGAAAGCGACAAAGTAGATGCTGCAGTAAGGGAGGAAGTTGTTGTTAACAGCTTTGTTGTAAAAGAAGATTCTATAGAAAAGTATAAAGAAACCTTGCCACACGAAAGCGATATATCTACAATAAGGGAACAGGTTTTTCGGGATGCAGAGCGTAACTTCCAAAAAATTATCAATAAAGAACCTATACCCAGGGTCTTTTTTGTTACGCTTCCAACTGGGCTTGGAAAAACTCTCATTGGTTTCAATCTTGCAAATATCTTGAGAAATAAGATTATTTCAGAGCAAAGCCTTTATTACAGGATAATTTACGCACTTCCATTTATAAATATCATAGACCAGAACGCTCAAACAATTGAGGATATTTTGAGAATGCAGTTTGGGGAAATAAACACTGATTTGTTGTTAAAACATCACCATTTAAGCGAAATATCCTATAAAACAGAGGAAAAATCTTACGATACAGGTGTAGCGGATATCCTTATGGAGACATGGCAAAGCAATATTATAGTTACAACATTTGTCCAGTTGTTTCATACTCTTATCTCAAACAAGAACTCGATGCTAATGAAGTTTAACAAACTTTCCCACTCCATAATTATTCTCGACGAAGTCCAGGCAATTCCACTTCAGTACTGGCGAATTATTGATAAACTTCTGCATGAAGCATTAGAAAAACTTGATTCTTACGCAATTATAATGACTGCAACCAAACCAATTTTGTTTTCTAACGGAATAGATGTCGTAGAAGCACCAAAGATTGGCAGCAGATATATTTTAGATGCTAACACTTACTTTGGGATACAAAATATGGAAGAATTTCTTGAAAAGTTTGAAATAAAGTCTGATAAATCCTATATGTTTGTTTTAAACACGATTGATGAAGCAAAAAAGTTTTATGAGCTCTTGTCTCAGCGTGTTCTAAAACAAGATATTACTTTTCTTTCTTCTCATGTTATTCCAAAAGAACGACTTGAGAGAGTTAAAGAAATTAAACAAGGCAAATGCAGGTTTCTTGTAACAACACAAATTGTTGAGGCGGGTGTTGATATTGATTTTGATGTTGTTGTGCGTGATTTTGCTCCACTGGATTCGGTTATTCAATCTGCAGGAAGATGCAACAGAAACTTTATAAAAGAGCAAGGTATCGTGTATGTTACGAAATTGAGGGACGAAAAAAGATTTTATTCTTCATATATTTACGATAAGGTTTTGCTGGAGATAACCGAACAATTGATTAAAGGAAAAACATTCTATGAGGAGGAGTTATACAAAGTTTTTGACGAATATGAGAATCTAATTTTAAAGAAAAAGGATACAGCTGGTATCTCTGAAATCATTGAAGAAGCTATTAAGAAGTTAAAGTATGATAGTGAAGACGGACTTTCAGAATTTAGCATTATAGAGAAAACTTATCCTGTTATGGATGTATTTGTAGAGGTTGACGATTTTGCTAAAGAGGCCTTTAAAAAATTTGAAGATATTCTTTCTATTGAGAACCGTTTTGATAGGCACAATGAATTCAAGAGAATTAAAAGAGATTTTTATTCTTATGTAATTTCTGTTCCAGCGACCGTCCAAAACCGTCCACCAATTGTTAATGGTATTCCTTATGTCTCGATGAACTCTTTGAACGAATTTTACGACAAAAACACGGGCTTTATAACGAATGGGGTAAATGCTATATGGTAGATAATATAAAAGTTTCTGGAACGCTTATTGAAAGTTACCTGATCTGTAAAAGGCAAGCCTGGTTTCATCTCCACAAGATTATACCTTTTCAAGACCATCCATTTCTTGAAATTGGAAGGCTTATTGATGAGACAACATATGAGAGGGACTTAAAAAGGATAAACCTCGAAAGTGTTCAGATAGATTTTATAAAGACAAAGGAAGGAGAAATTGTTGTTGGCGAGATAAAGAAATCATCGAAGTCGAAAGATATCGCAAAAATGCAACTTCTTTATTATCTTAAGGTTCTTAAAGATTTAGGAGTTCCTTCTAAGGGTATTTTGTCGTTTCCAACAGAAAGAAGAAGGGAATTTGTTGAACTTACAACCGAAGATGAAGAAAAACTTAAGAGGATTGTAAAAGAAATTGAAAATCTTTCTAACGAATCATTTCCTCCTCCGCTTGAAAAGATTCCTTTTTGCAAGAATTGTGCTTACAAGGAGTTTTGTTTCTCATGAATGAAATAATTTACATATTTAAAAGCGGAAGACTTGCCCGAAAAGACAACACAATCTACTTTGAAAACGATGGTGAAAGGAAATTTATCCCCGTTGAAAACACAAAAGAAATACATATTTTTGGAGAGATAACACTAAATAAGGATGTTCTCGAGTTTTTATCCCAGAAAGAAATAATTCTCCACTTTTATAACTATTACGAATATTATGTTGGAAGCTTCTATCCGAGAGAACATTACAACTCTGGCTATATTACTGTGTCACAGGCAAGACATTATCTTGATACTAATTTACGTGTATCTCTTGCAAAGAAGTTTGTTTTCGGAAGTATTTCTAATATGGAAAAGGTTGTCAGGTATTATAACAATAGAGGTGTAAATCTTGAAAACATTTTGGCGAACCTTCGAAATCTTAAAGACAATCTCGATAGTATTGTTGATATTCCTACACTTCTTGCCCTTGAAGGAAAATCTCGAGAAATCTATTATGATAGTTTTAATGAAATACTCAAAGATTCACAATTCTTTATGGATAAAAGAACTCGACGCCCTCCGAAAGACTCCATAAATGCCCTGATAAGTTTTGGAAACTCATTGATGTATACAACCATTCTTTCACAAATATACAAGACCCACCTTGATCCTCGCATAGGATACCTTCATGAAAGCAACTTTAGAAGTTTCTCATTAAACCTGGATGTTTCTGAGATATTTAAACCAATAATTGTTGATAGAGTTATATTTTCTCTTGTAAACAGAGGAGTTATTGGTGTTGATTTCTTTGATAAAAGACTCAATGGGATATATCTTTCAGAAAATGGAGCAAAAGAATTTGTTAAAGCTTTTGATGAGAGGTTAAATTCAACCATCTCCCACAAAACACTTGGAAGAAATGTTTCCTACAGGACTTTAATAAGGCTTGAACTGTATAAAATTGAGAAGCATATTATAGGCGAAAATGTTTATGAACCATTT
Coding sequences within:
- the cas5b gene encoding type I-B CRISPR-associated protein Cas5, which encodes METIIFDVFGDLALFRKFYTNTSILTYPFPPPTASIGIIGAILGIHKDDLVYKLKDAEVAISIRSPIKKIRFSLNYMNTKGRNFILLKRTQIPTEFIKDPHYRIYVRNLNEPLRSDLVSLLKEHRSVFIPYLGISELFANFNFVDVVPSSDLEGEESVSTVVPLDSATIVPKVVGQRLIKERVPHVIDENRVVKKYTDVVLDEGGNPVVIKGKFSKVGDENVIFFKSFGSFLSS
- the cas3 gene encoding CRISPR-associated helicase Cas3' gives rise to the protein MSFSSNPSGLFSHPERYLEDHLLSVASNTYRTVGGSLIAGSPYTQGEVECIKNTSYLIGLLHDFGKATKYFQDYLQGKKVDDFKKHHSLLSSIVTFNFVSEYLERHCSYIDTNLLNFLKVVSYILVKDHHSDLDDFLNELSQSDFEQLKDLVNSIDNEKLNALVKNLNQEIPPNLGQLNFDKQELFNFIERFGNKRLELKSFLRSLTHNSTNPFQYYFLTNLMFSSLLESDKVDAAVREEVVVNSFVVKEDSIEKYKETLPHESDISTIREQVFRDAERNFQKIINKEPIPRVFFVTLPTGLGKTLIGFNLANILRNKIISEQSLYYRIIYALPFINIIDQNAQTIEDILRMQFGEINTDLLLKHHHLSEISYKTEEKSYDTGVADILMETWQSNIIVTTFVQLFHTLISNKNSMLMKFNKLSHSIIILDEVQAIPLQYWRIIDKLLHEALEKLDSYAIIMTATKPILFSNGIDVVEAPKIGSRYILDANTYFGIQNMEEFLEKFEIKSDKSYMFVLNTIDEAKKFYELLSQRVLKQDITFLSSHVIPKERLERVKEIKQGKCRFLVTTQIVEAGVDIDFDVVVRDFAPLDSVIQSAGRCNRNFIKEQGIVYVTKLRDEKRFYSSYIYDKVLLEITEQLIKGKTFYEEELYKVFDEYENLILKKKDTAGISEIIEEAIKKLKYDSEDGLSEFSIIEKTYPVMDVFVEVDDFAKEAFKKFEDILSIENRFDRHNEFKRIKRDFYSYVISVPATVQNRPPIVNGIPYVSMNSLNEFYDKNTGFITNGVNAIW
- the cas4 gene encoding CRISPR-associated protein Cas4, whose protein sequence is MVDNIKVSGTLIESYLICKRQAWFHLHKIIPFQDHPFLEIGRLIDETTYERDLKRINLESVQIDFIKTKEGEIVVGEIKKSSKSKDIAKMQLLYYLKVLKDLGVPSKGILSFPTERRREFVELTTEDEEKLKRIVKEIENLSNESFPPPLEKIPFCKNCAYKEFCFS
- the cas1b gene encoding type I-B CRISPR-associated endonuclease Cas1, encoding MNEIIYIFKSGRLARKDNTIYFENDGERKFIPVENTKEIHIFGEITLNKDVLEFLSQKEIILHFYNYYEYYVGSFYPREHYNSGYITVSQARHYLDTNLRVSLAKKFVFGSISNMEKVVRYYNNRGVNLENILANLRNLKDNLDSIVDIPTLLALEGKSREIYYDSFNEILKDSQFFMDKRTRRPPKDSINALISFGNSLMYTTILSQIYKTHLDPRIGYLHESNFRSFSLNLDVSEIFKPIIVDRVIFSLVNRGVIGVDFFDKRLNGIYLSENGAKEFVKAFDERLNSTISHKTLGRNVSYRTLIRLELYKIEKHIIGENVYEPFISEW